TTTCTTCATACCCTTGCAACGTATGTAGAAGATAATCATAATCAGCAAGAGACGCACGATGCGTTACAATTACAATTTCAGCCTTTCCTTTCTCTTCAAGCGGCATTTGAATAATTTTTTCAAAGCTAACTCCGCGCTCAGAGAATAATGAAGTGATCTTTGCAAATACACCAATTTCATCTTTTACATGAAGTCTTAAAAACTTCTTCACAACAATTTCGTCTGGCTCTTTTAGTACCTTTTGATATTGCGGGACTACAGCACTATTTCCTGTTACCCCTAATCTAATATTTTGCATTACAGCTACTAGGTCGGAAACAACAGCCGTTGCTGTCGGTAAACTTCCTGCACCTGGTCCATAAAACATTGTTTCTCCAACTGCTTCACCATACACATATACAGCGTTATATTCGTTTTGCACGGCCGCAAGAGGATGTGTATTTGGAAGTAAAGTCGGTTCAACTGTAACCTCTAATTTTTCACCATCTCGCTTCGCAAGACCGATTAATTTAATCGTGTATCCTAAACTCTTACTGTATTCAATATCTTCTTCTGTAATAGAAGTAATCCCTTTTACCTTCACATCTCCAAGCTCTACATTTGTAGAGAAACCAAGGGTAGCCAAAATTGTCATTTTTCTTGCTGCATCTAAACCTTCTACATCTGATGTTGGATCCGCTTCTGCAAATCCAAGTTGTTGGGCTTCTTTTAACACGTCGTTATATGCTCTCCCTTCGTCTGACATTTTCGTCAAAATAAAATTAGTCGTTCCATTTACAATTCCCATTACTTTCGTAATAAGATCTGAAGAAAATCCTTCTACGATACTGCGTAAAATTGGAATTCCCCCTGCCACACTCGCCTCATAGAATAAATCAGCCTTATTATCTTTTGCTGTCGCTAATAATTCAGCTCCATGTAATGCCATTAAGTCTTTATTTGCAGTTACAACATGCTTTCCGCTTTTTAAAGCTTGTAAAATATATGATTTTGCATCATCAATGCCACCCATCACTTCGATGACAACATCAATATTTGGATTATCTAAAATTTCATGTGCATCTTGTGTTAATAGAGTAGAAGGTACCTCTACCTCTCTCTCTTTCTCAATGTTTTGCACTAATACTTTCGTTACCTTCACTGGACAACCTACTTGGTGTATGAGTCGTTCTTGATGATCCGTAATAATACGAACCACACCACTGCCAACCGTCCCAAGACCTAATAACCCAACTTGAATTTCTTTCATAGTACTTTCCACCCCTCAAAAATTGTGTTTAGATGAAATTATATGAGTAAAAAACCTGAAAAACAATGTATTTTGAACATTCGGAAAAATAAAGGTTAATCTTTACAAGGAAAACGTTACCACGTGTTACACAATCTTTCTTTACAATATATAAGGGGTTTCTTGATACACGTAATAATTCAGCCAATTAGAGAATAATAGATTCCCATGGCTCCTCCACCGTACAAGCGGCTTCTCATTTGGATTATTATGCTTAAAATAGTTTTTCGGCACATCAATATTTAACCCTTTTTGGCGGTCCCGGTCGTATTCTTGCTTTAACGTGTCACAACTATATTCACTATGCCCAAGCGCAAACACTTGTCTTCCTCCTTGCCCAATAACAAGGTGAACACCTGCTTCCTCAGAGTTTGCTAACAGTGTTAATTCTGTCACCTCTCTAATATCACTCTCTCGTACTTCTGTATGACGAGAATGCGGGGCAAAAAACAATTCATCAAACCCTTGTAACAGTTTCACATGTTGCTCGCAAACTTCATGTTCAAACACACCGAACATTTTTTCCTTAAGAGGATACTTTGGAACGCCATAATGATAGTACAAACCAGCCTGTGCTCCCCAGCAAATATGAAGCGTAGATGTTACATTCGTTTTTGAATACTCCATAATATGTTTAAGCTCTTCCCAATAATCTACCTCTTCAAAAGCAAGGGTCTCCACTGGCGCTCCTGTAATAATAAGCCCATCAAACTTTTCATTTTCAATATCACGAAACGTTTTATAAAAGCTTGTTAAATGTTCTTGCGTTACATTACGAGATAGATGTGATTCCATATGAAGCAAATGAACATCTAATTGTAACGGTGTGTTTCCAATTAAGCGAAGTAATTGCGCCTCTGTATCTTGCTTCGTTGGCATTAAATTTAATATAGCAATTTTCAAAGCACGTATATCTTGTGTTTCTGCCCGCTCCTTCGTCATTACAAAAATATTTTCTTTTTGCAACACTTTGCGAGCCGGTAAATCTTTATCAATTATGATCGGCATGTGTTTTGCCTCCAACTAGAGCTGCTTCTAAATCTGCAATAATATCAGAAACATCTTCTATACCAACCGATAAACGAATTAAATCAGATGTAACACCAGCTAAACGCTGATCTTCAGCATTTAATTGTCTATGCGTCGTACTAGCAGGATGTATAACGCAAGTTCGTGCATCAGCTACGTGCGTTACGAGAGTTGCTAGTTTTACATTTGCGATAAATTCTTTTGCTGCTTCTAATCCGCCTTTAATACCGAAAGTTAAAACACCACTAGCACCTTTTTTCAAATACTGTTGTGCTAATGAGTAATTTTCATTACTATCTAAGCCCGGATAATTCACCCATTCAATACGTTCATGATTAGCAAGCCAATTAGCAACTGCAAGAGCATTTTCACTATGACGTTCCATTCGTAAATGCAATGTTTCTAAGCCAATATTGCTAATATATGCATTGAATGGGCTCATACAATTTCCATAATCTCTTAATAGCTGAACACGTGCTTTCACAATATACGCTGCTGCACCAAAGTTTTGAACGTAACTTACACCATGATAACTTGGATCTGGTTCAACAAGTTCAGGATACTTCCCATTTGTCCAATCAAAGTTTCCACCGTCAATTACAATACCGCCTAAGGAGCTCGCATGCCCATCGATATATTTAGTCGTAGAATGAACAATAATATTGGCCCCATGTTCAAACGCCTGGCATAAATAAGGAGTTGCTAATGTATTATCAACGATAAAAGGTACCTCTAATTCTTTAGCGGCAGCTGAAAATTCTTTAAAATTTAAAACATTCATCGCTGGATTTCCTAACGATTCTGCATAGATAAGTTTCGTCTTGTCATTAGCAAGCGCCGTAATTTCATCTGCCGTTAAATTTGGATTAAAGAACGTA
This genomic interval from Bacillus thuringiensis contains the following:
- a CDS encoding homoserine dehydrogenase, with product MKEIQVGLLGLGTVGSGVVRIITDHQERLIHQVGCPVKVTKVLVQNIEKEREVEVPSTLLTQDAHEILDNPNIDVVIEVMGGIDDAKSYILQALKSGKHVVTANKDLMALHGAELLATAKDNKADLFYEASVAGGIPILRSIVEGFSSDLITKVMGIVNGTTNFILTKMSDEGRAYNDVLKEAQQLGFAEADPTSDVEGLDAARKMTILATLGFSTNVELGDVKVKGITSITEEDIEYSKSLGYTIKLIGLAKRDGEKLEVTVEPTLLPNTHPLAAVQNEYNAVYVYGEAVGETMFYGPGAGSLPTATAVVSDLVAVMQNIRLGVTGNSAVVPQYQKVLKEPDEIVVKKFLRLHVKDEIGVFAKITSLFSERGVSFEKIIQMPLEEKGKAEIVIVTHRASLADYDYLLHTLQGYEEIDCLKANYRIEGDAK
- the metA gene encoding homoserine O-acetyltransferase MetA, translated to MPIIIDKDLPARKVLQKENIFVMTKERAETQDIRALKIAILNLMPTKQDTEAQLLRLIGNTPLQLDVHLLHMESHLSRNVTQEHLTSFYKTFRDIENEKFDGLIITGAPVETLAFEEVDYWEELKHIMEYSKTNVTSTLHICWGAQAGLYYHYGVPKYPLKEKMFGVFEHEVCEQHVKLLQGFDELFFAPHSRHTEVRESDIREVTELTLLANSEEAGVHLVIGQGGRQVFALGHSEYSCDTLKQEYDRDRQKGLNIDVPKNYFKHNNPNEKPLVRWRSHGNLLFSNWLNYYVYQETPYIL
- a CDS encoding bifunctional O-acetylhomoserine aminocarboxypropyltransferase/cysteine synthase, with product MGESWGKGTICVQGGYTPKNGEPRVLPLYQSTTYKYDTSDDLAALFNLEAEGYIYTRIGNPTLAAFEQKLSDLEGGVGAVATASGQAAIMLAVLNICSSGDHLLCSSTVYGGTFNLFGVSLRKLGIDVTFFNPNLTADEITALANDKTKLIYAESLGNPAMNVLNFKEFSAAAKELEVPFIVDNTLATPYLCQAFEHGANIIVHSTTKYIDGHASSLGGIVIDGGNFDWTNGKYPELVEPDPSYHGVSYVQNFGAAAYIVKARVQLLRDYGNCMSPFNAYISNIGLETLHLRMERHSENALAVANWLANHERIEWVNYPGLDSNENYSLAQQYLKKGASGVLTFGIKGGLEAAKEFIANVKLATLVTHVADARTCVIHPASTTHRQLNAEDQRLAGVTSDLIRLSVGIEDVSDIIADLEAALVGGKTHADHN